One Homo sapiens chromosome 3, GRCh38.p14 Primary Assembly genomic window carries:
- the NR1D2 gene encoding nuclear receptor subfamily 1 group D member 2 isoform 1 (isoform 1 is encoded by transcript variant 1) — protein MEVNAGGVIAYISSSSSASSPASCHSEGSENSFQSSSSSVPSSPNSSNSDTNGNPKNGDLANIEGILKNDRIDCSMKTSKSSAPGMTKSHSGVTKFSGMVLLCKVCGDVASGFHYGVHACEGCKGFFRRSIQQNIQYKKCLKNENCSIMRMNRNRCQQCRFKKCLSVGMSRDAVRFGRIPKREKQRMLIEMQSAMKTMMNSQFSGHLQNDTLVEHHEQTALPAQEQLRPKPQLEQENIKSSSPPSSDFAKEEVIGMVTRAHKDTFMYNQEQQENSAESMQPQRGERIPKNMEQYNLNHDHCGNGLSSHFPCSESQQHLNGQFKGRNIMHYPNGHAICIANGHCMNFSNAYTQRVCDRVPIDGFSQNENKNSYLCNTGGRMHLVCPMSKSPYVDPHKSGHEIWEEFSMSFTPAVKEVVEFAKRIPGFRDLSQHDQVNLLKAGTFEVLMVRFASLFDAKERTVTFLSGKKYSVDDLHSMGAGDLLNSMFEFSEKLNALQLSDEEMSLFTAVVLVSADRSGIENVNSVEALQETLIRALRTLIMKNHPNEASIFTKLLLKLPDLRSLNNMHSEELLAFKVHP, from the exons GAGGTGTGATTGCCTATATCAGTTCTTCCAGCTCAGCCTCAAGCCCTGCCTCTTGTCACAGTGAGGGTTCTGAGAATAGTTTCcagtcctcctcctcttctgttcCATCTTCTCCAAATAGCTCTAATTCTGATACCAATGGTAATCCCAAGAATGGTGATCTCGCCAATATTGAAGGCATCTTGAAGAATGATCGAATAGATTGTTCTATGAAAACAAGCAAATCGAGTGCACCTGGGATGACAAAAAGTCATAGTGGTGTGACAA AATTTAGTGGCATGGTTCTACTGTGTAAAGTCTGTGGGGATGTGGCGTCAGGATTCCACTATGGAGTTCATGCTTGCGAAGGCTGTAAG GGTTTCTTTCGGAGAAGTATTCAACAAAACATCCAGTACAAGAAGTGCCTGAAGAATGAAAACTGTTCTATAATGAGAATGAATAGGAACAGATGTCAGCAATGTCGCTTCAAAAAGTGTCTGTCTGTTGGAATGTCAAGAGATG CTGTTCGGTTTGGTCGTATTCCTAAGCGTGAAAAACAGAGGATGCTAATTGAAATGCAAAGTGCAATGAAGACCATGATGAACAGCCAGTTCAGTGGTCACTTGCAAAATGACACATTAGTAGAACATCATGAACAGACAGCCTTGCCAGCCCAGGAACAGCTGCGACCCAAGCCCCAACTGGAGCAAGAAAACATCAAAAGCTCTTCTCCTCCATCTTCTGATTTTGCAAAGGAAGAAGTGATTGGCATGGTGACCAGAGCTCACAAGGATACCTTTATGTATAATCAAGAGCAGCAAGAAAACTCAGCTGAGAGCATGCAGCCCCAGAGAGGAGAACGGATTCCCAAGAACATGGAGCAATATAATTTAAATCATGATCATTGCGGCAATGGGCTTAGCAGCCATTTTCCCTGTAGTGAGAGCCAGCAGCATCTCAATGGACAGTTCAAAGGGAGGAATATAATGCATTACCCAAATGGTCATGCCATTTGTATTGCAAATGGACATTGTATGAACTTCTCCAATGCTTATACTCAAAGAGTATGTGATAGAGTTCCGATAGATGGATTTTCTCAGAATGAGAACAAGAATAGTTACCTGTGCAACACTGGAGGAAGAATGCATCTG GTTTGTCCAATGAGTAAGTCTCCATATGTGGATCCTCATAAATCAGGACATGAAATCTGGGAAGAATTTTCGATGAGCTTCACTCCAGCAGTGAAAGAAGTGGTGGAATTTGCAAAGCGTATTCCTGGGTTCAGAGATCTCTCTCAGCATGACCAGGTCAACCTTTTAAAGGCTGGGACTTTTGAG gtttTAATGGTACGGTTCGCATCATTATTTGATGCAAAGGAACGTACTGTCACCTTTTTAAGTGGAAAGAAATATAGTGTGGATGATTTACACTCAATGGGAGCAGGGGATCTGCTAAACTCTATGTTTGAATTTAGTGAGAAGCTAAATGCCCTCCAACTTAGTGATGAAGAGATGAGTTTGTTTACAGCTGTTGTCCTGGTATCTGCAG ATCGATCTGGAATAGAAAACGTCAACTCTGTGGAGGCTTTGCAGGAAACTCTCATTCGTGCACTAAGGACCTTAATAATGAAAAACCATCCAAATGAGGCCTCTATTTTTACAAAACTGCTTCTAAAGTTGCCAGATCTTCGATCTTTAAACAACATGCACTCTGAGGAGCTCTTGGCCTTTAAAGTTCACCCTTAA
- the NR1D2 gene encoding nuclear receptor subfamily 1 group D member 2 isoform X1: MEVNAGGVIAYISSSSSASSPASCHSEGSENSFQSSSSSVPSSPNSSNSDTNGNPKNGDLANIEGILKNDRIDCSMKTSKSSAPGMTKSHSGVTKFSGMVLLCKVCGDVASGFHYGVHACEGCKGFFRRSIQQNIQYKKCLKNENCSIMRMNRNRCQQCRFKKCLSVGMSRDAVRFGRIPKREKQRMLIEMQSAMKTMMNSQFSGHLQNDTLVEHHEQTALPAQEQLRPKPQLEQENIKSSSPPSSDFAKEEVIGMVTRAHKDTFMYNQEQQENSAESMQPQRGERIPKNMEQYNLNHDHCGNGLSSHFPCSESQQHLNGQFKGRNIMHYPNGHAICIANGHCMNFSNAYTQRVCDRVPIDGFSQNENKNSYLCNTGGRMHLVCPMSKSPYVDPHKSGHEIWEEFSMSFTPAVKEVVEFAKRIPGFRDLSQHDQVNLLKAGTFEIDLE; encoded by the exons GAGGTGTGATTGCCTATATCAGTTCTTCCAGCTCAGCCTCAAGCCCTGCCTCTTGTCACAGTGAGGGTTCTGAGAATAGTTTCcagtcctcctcctcttctgttcCATCTTCTCCAAATAGCTCTAATTCTGATACCAATGGTAATCCCAAGAATGGTGATCTCGCCAATATTGAAGGCATCTTGAAGAATGATCGAATAGATTGTTCTATGAAAACAAGCAAATCGAGTGCACCTGGGATGACAAAAAGTCATAGTGGTGTGACAA AATTTAGTGGCATGGTTCTACTGTGTAAAGTCTGTGGGGATGTGGCGTCAGGATTCCACTATGGAGTTCATGCTTGCGAAGGCTGTAAG GGTTTCTTTCGGAGAAGTATTCAACAAAACATCCAGTACAAGAAGTGCCTGAAGAATGAAAACTGTTCTATAATGAGAATGAATAGGAACAGATGTCAGCAATGTCGCTTCAAAAAGTGTCTGTCTGTTGGAATGTCAAGAGATG CTGTTCGGTTTGGTCGTATTCCTAAGCGTGAAAAACAGAGGATGCTAATTGAAATGCAAAGTGCAATGAAGACCATGATGAACAGCCAGTTCAGTGGTCACTTGCAAAATGACACATTAGTAGAACATCATGAACAGACAGCCTTGCCAGCCCAGGAACAGCTGCGACCCAAGCCCCAACTGGAGCAAGAAAACATCAAAAGCTCTTCTCCTCCATCTTCTGATTTTGCAAAGGAAGAAGTGATTGGCATGGTGACCAGAGCTCACAAGGATACCTTTATGTATAATCAAGAGCAGCAAGAAAACTCAGCTGAGAGCATGCAGCCCCAGAGAGGAGAACGGATTCCCAAGAACATGGAGCAATATAATTTAAATCATGATCATTGCGGCAATGGGCTTAGCAGCCATTTTCCCTGTAGTGAGAGCCAGCAGCATCTCAATGGACAGTTCAAAGGGAGGAATATAATGCATTACCCAAATGGTCATGCCATTTGTATTGCAAATGGACATTGTATGAACTTCTCCAATGCTTATACTCAAAGAGTATGTGATAGAGTTCCGATAGATGGATTTTCTCAGAATGAGAACAAGAATAGTTACCTGTGCAACACTGGAGGAAGAATGCATCTG GTTTGTCCAATGAGTAAGTCTCCATATGTGGATCCTCATAAATCAGGACATGAAATCTGGGAAGAATTTTCGATGAGCTTCACTCCAGCAGTGAAAGAAGTGGTGGAATTTGCAAAGCGTATTCCTGGGTTCAGAGATCTCTCTCAGCATGACCAGGTCAACCTTTTAAAGGCTGGGACTTTTGAG ATCGATCTGGAATAG
- the NR1D2 gene encoding nuclear receptor subfamily 1 group D member 2 isoform 2 (isoform 2 is encoded by transcript variant 2) codes for MKTSKSSAPGMTKSHSGVTKFSGMVLLCKVCGDVASGFHYGVHACEGCKGFFRRSIQQNIQYKKCLKNENCSIMRMNRNRCQQCRFKKCLSVGMSRDAVRFGRIPKREKQRMLIEMQSAMKTMMNSQFSGHLQNDTLVEHHEQTALPAQEQLRPKPQLEQENIKSSSPPSSDFAKEEVIGMVTRAHKDTFMYNQEQQENSAESMQPQRGERIPKNMEQYNLNHDHCGNGLSSHFPCSESQQHLNGQFKGRNIMHYPNGHAICIANGHCMNFSNAYTQRVCDRVPIDGFSQNENKNSYLCNTGGRMHLVCPMSKSPYVDPHKSGHEIWEEFSMSFTPAVKEVVEFAKRIPGFRDLSQHDQVNLLKAGTFEVLMVRFASLFDAKERTVTFLSGKKYSVDDLHSMGAGDLLNSMFEFSEKLNALQLSDEEMSLFTAVVLVSADRSGIENVNSVEALQETLIRALRTLIMKNHPNEASIFTKLLLKLPDLRSLNNMHSEELLAFKVHP; via the exons ATGAAAACAAGCAAATCGAGTGCACCTGGGATGACAAAAAGTCATAGTGGTGTGACAA AATTTAGTGGCATGGTTCTACTGTGTAAAGTCTGTGGGGATGTGGCGTCAGGATTCCACTATGGAGTTCATGCTTGCGAAGGCTGTAAG GGTTTCTTTCGGAGAAGTATTCAACAAAACATCCAGTACAAGAAGTGCCTGAAGAATGAAAACTGTTCTATAATGAGAATGAATAGGAACAGATGTCAGCAATGTCGCTTCAAAAAGTGTCTGTCTGTTGGAATGTCAAGAGATG CTGTTCGGTTTGGTCGTATTCCTAAGCGTGAAAAACAGAGGATGCTAATTGAAATGCAAAGTGCAATGAAGACCATGATGAACAGCCAGTTCAGTGGTCACTTGCAAAATGACACATTAGTAGAACATCATGAACAGACAGCCTTGCCAGCCCAGGAACAGCTGCGACCCAAGCCCCAACTGGAGCAAGAAAACATCAAAAGCTCTTCTCCTCCATCTTCTGATTTTGCAAAGGAAGAAGTGATTGGCATGGTGACCAGAGCTCACAAGGATACCTTTATGTATAATCAAGAGCAGCAAGAAAACTCAGCTGAGAGCATGCAGCCCCAGAGAGGAGAACGGATTCCCAAGAACATGGAGCAATATAATTTAAATCATGATCATTGCGGCAATGGGCTTAGCAGCCATTTTCCCTGTAGTGAGAGCCAGCAGCATCTCAATGGACAGTTCAAAGGGAGGAATATAATGCATTACCCAAATGGTCATGCCATTTGTATTGCAAATGGACATTGTATGAACTTCTCCAATGCTTATACTCAAAGAGTATGTGATAGAGTTCCGATAGATGGATTTTCTCAGAATGAGAACAAGAATAGTTACCTGTGCAACACTGGAGGAAGAATGCATCTG GTTTGTCCAATGAGTAAGTCTCCATATGTGGATCCTCATAAATCAGGACATGAAATCTGGGAAGAATTTTCGATGAGCTTCACTCCAGCAGTGAAAGAAGTGGTGGAATTTGCAAAGCGTATTCCTGGGTTCAGAGATCTCTCTCAGCATGACCAGGTCAACCTTTTAAAGGCTGGGACTTTTGAG gtttTAATGGTACGGTTCGCATCATTATTTGATGCAAAGGAACGTACTGTCACCTTTTTAAGTGGAAAGAAATATAGTGTGGATGATTTACACTCAATGGGAGCAGGGGATCTGCTAAACTCTATGTTTGAATTTAGTGAGAAGCTAAATGCCCTCCAACTTAGTGATGAAGAGATGAGTTTGTTTACAGCTGTTGTCCTGGTATCTGCAG ATCGATCTGGAATAGAAAACGTCAACTCTGTGGAGGCTTTGCAGGAAACTCTCATTCGTGCACTAAGGACCTTAATAATGAAAAACCATCCAAATGAGGCCTCTATTTTTACAAAACTGCTTCTAAAGTTGCCAGATCTTCGATCTTTAAACAACATGCACTCTGAGGAGCTCTTGGCCTTTAAAGTTCACCCTTAA